The following coding sequences are from one Gemmatimonadaceae bacterium window:
- the atpF gene encoding F0F1 ATP synthase subunit B, producing the protein MHNFLLLLIQEAHGAAAGEAKGGLLTPHGGLMFWTLLIFLAVWFILAKYAFKPITAAVEAREKALEEAIAAAKADREEASKILAEHRKQIEAARGDAQKLIAEGRAIGDKLRAEMIEETRAQQQEMLERARREIESEKVRAIAELRREAVDLAIAGASKVIEKNLDDESNRRIVESFLATIPVTPDKR; encoded by the coding sequence ATGCACAACTTTCTTCTGTTATTGATACAGGAAGCGCACGGCGCAGCGGCCGGGGAGGCGAAGGGAGGTCTGCTTACGCCGCACGGCGGGCTGATGTTCTGGACGCTGTTGATCTTCCTTGCCGTATGGTTCATCCTCGCGAAGTACGCGTTCAAGCCGATCACCGCTGCAGTCGAAGCGCGTGAGAAGGCGCTGGAGGAAGCGATCGCCGCCGCAAAGGCTGACCGTGAGGAAGCGTCGAAGATTCTCGCTGAGCACCGCAAGCAGATCGAGGCGGCGCGCGGCGACGCGCAGAAGCTGATTGCCGAGGGGCGCGCGATTGGCGACAAGCTGCGGGCGGAGATGATCGAGGAGACACGCGCTCAGCAGCAGGAGATGCTGGAGCGTGCCCGCCGCGAGATCGAGAGCGAGAAGGTGCGCGCCATCGCCGAGCTGCGGCGTGAGGCCGTTGATCTGGCGATTGCCGGCGCGAGCAAGGTGATCGAGAAGAATCTGGACGACGAGTCGAACCGCCGGATTGTCGAGAGCTTTCTCGCGACGATACCGGTGACACCGGACAAGCGCTGA
- the atpH gene encoding ATP synthase F1 subunit delta, which produces MRDATVTRNYADALLELARRADDLHGWGKLIQDVASAMEDDPTLHLFLESPKVSEAQKSSVFTEALSDRVPRHFLRFLLALVRKRRQMLIPEIATEYHNLVDQSEGRIHANVTVARQATEGERNAIAEQLSRVLGKQAVLHVNVNPAILGGVIVKVGDTVMDGSVRKRLAVLRSRIMPGAA; this is translated from the coding sequence ATGCGCGACGCGACGGTTACACGCAATTACGCCGACGCGCTGCTCGAGCTCGCGCGCCGCGCCGACGATCTTCACGGATGGGGGAAGCTCATCCAGGACGTCGCGAGCGCGATGGAGGACGATCCGACGCTGCATCTTTTCCTCGAGTCTCCGAAGGTGAGCGAGGCGCAGAAGTCGTCGGTGTTCACGGAAGCGCTGAGCGATCGTGTGCCCCGCCATTTTCTCCGGTTCCTGCTCGCGCTCGTGCGGAAGCGGCGGCAGATGCTGATCCCCGAGATCGCGACAGAGTATCACAACCTCGTCGATCAATCGGAGGGCCGCATTCACGCCAACGTCACGGTTGCACGACAGGCCACCGAGGGCGAGCGCAACGCGATTGCGGAGCAGCTGTCACGCGTGCTCGGCAAGCAGGCGGTGCTTCACGTCAACGTGAATCCTGCAATACTCGGCGGCGTGATCGTGAAGGTGGGCGACACGGTGATGGACGGCTCGGTGCGAAAGCGTCTCGCCGTACTCCGCAGCAGGATAATGCCGGGCGCCGCTTAG
- a CDS encoding AAA family ATPase: protein MTKKPNPGISLRALGDATIATPLTTIDPSAEIIFAAALYLLLERREPISRRSFQAVLWPDASDRTASHRLRQTLLKLRRLGFPIDVAGKGHISLATESVKVDYEDFLATRNGLERSGNDALVLLPAYEPRFSQRYLEWLDTWKADVNASMTRVMLGIIARHRVKGEWVEAERNAAKLLRFQPYNEEATLAMAEACAMRGGKLQAMEILDKYLNEVGSGPTDLRLPATIMRRRIAERMHPRMEAAVGQSPLVGRGAVMEQLGELLRRSRDKKGQSCLVWGDAGVGKSRLLAEFATFASLQGVPTQRVQCRPNDRHRPLSAFVDLVPGLRTMRGAIGCSPETFGYLDRLTKHKPSISESRTSDGDSEFVYSRVQQSLFDLIDAVSEEGCLIVLIEDVHWLDSTSAKLLSEMVAWATDHSIFFALTGRERPEDWARTPGGLTEIHLQPLDTGASKDVILGVVRQQGHEIAEGHLDWCVRVAEGNPYFLQELANHWVETGDQQEIPSSLAAVLNERISRISGEALLLLQTCALLETNATLDRIEKLIGLEAHRMLPAINELGLAGMLVIEADDPAKNSADRLLSRHDLLSNAALARLTPPARAFLHRRAGAVFESEIEGERSASTLWDCARHWQLAGNIGRAFQLAKSCATHLMEVGLPSGAAQAYRKALAYCSTAEETAQILEGQTRAYYRSKDWGGVLEAAARARKVHLSINPSVDRHDDLELMVLRAQWRNMHYSRILEKALRCLNEPNATARHRVEAGIMSLKLLTMTGDMESMRDVYAQVETLATAPDVDLAMQLQAKAIYHTTCGSLETALASTRLLVEEHRKNGHVGDLIRSLNNAAVTLRTAGVFDETESVLLEALSVAKKHKIDLASFGVLAMLAHTALERGGTEDAHHWWELLRASPVPTDDRYSEVELAVISTRVALLSKRPCEAKRFLPRGWGWVRRDPVVFRQTYFACLYVATELACGRIPSDSLLEFLEGAHLRARDLFYQAYPTYALYVGLTAAGKEARGAKLLTEYLSSFRREPHPPSAKLLLGLERLLPLARKKRNGRGSLPAVLSSDRGR from the coding sequence GTGACCAAAAAGCCGAATCCCGGAATCAGTCTGCGCGCGTTGGGCGATGCCACAATAGCGACTCCGTTAACGACGATCGATCCATCGGCTGAGATCATATTCGCCGCCGCCCTTTATTTGCTGCTCGAGCGCAGGGAGCCGATAAGCAGGAGAAGCTTTCAGGCGGTTCTCTGGCCGGACGCTTCAGATCGAACCGCGTCCCACCGGTTGCGGCAGACCCTTCTCAAGCTTCGGCGACTTGGCTTTCCAATCGATGTCGCAGGCAAGGGACACATCTCGCTTGCCACGGAATCCGTCAAGGTCGACTACGAGGATTTCCTCGCAACGCGAAATGGCCTCGAGCGGAGTGGGAACGATGCGCTGGTTCTCCTGCCGGCTTATGAGCCGCGCTTTTCTCAGCGGTATCTCGAGTGGCTCGATACCTGGAAAGCAGACGTCAACGCCTCGATGACCCGCGTGATGCTCGGAATAATCGCCCGGCATCGAGTGAAGGGAGAGTGGGTCGAGGCGGAGCGTAACGCGGCGAAGCTCCTTCGATTTCAGCCTTACAATGAAGAAGCGACGCTGGCGATGGCTGAAGCGTGCGCGATGCGGGGTGGCAAGCTCCAGGCGATGGAGATTCTTGACAAGTATTTGAATGAAGTCGGGAGCGGCCCAACGGATCTTCGGCTACCGGCGACGATCATGCGGCGGCGAATCGCTGAGCGGATGCATCCGCGAATGGAAGCGGCAGTCGGGCAGTCACCGCTCGTGGGACGGGGCGCTGTGATGGAGCAGCTCGGAGAGCTGTTGCGACGTTCTCGCGACAAGAAGGGTCAATCTTGCCTGGTGTGGGGCGACGCGGGTGTGGGCAAGAGTCGTTTGTTGGCCGAGTTCGCAACATTCGCATCGCTGCAGGGAGTTCCAACGCAGCGCGTGCAGTGCAGGCCCAACGACCGGCATCGCCCACTCTCAGCATTCGTCGATTTGGTGCCGGGATTACGAACGATGCGAGGTGCGATTGGCTGCTCACCCGAGACGTTTGGCTATCTGGATCGACTGACGAAACACAAGCCATCTATTAGCGAAAGCAGGACGAGCGATGGAGACTCAGAGTTCGTGTATTCGCGGGTCCAACAATCACTCTTCGACCTGATCGATGCGGTGTCCGAAGAGGGATGTCTTATCGTCCTCATAGAGGATGTGCACTGGCTCGATTCGACGTCCGCGAAGCTTCTGAGCGAAATGGTTGCATGGGCGACTGACCATTCAATCTTCTTCGCTCTCACGGGGCGCGAGCGCCCGGAAGATTGGGCTCGCACGCCGGGTGGTTTGACGGAGATCCATCTACAGCCACTCGACACCGGCGCCTCGAAGGATGTCATTCTCGGAGTTGTGAGGCAACAAGGGCATGAAATCGCCGAGGGTCATCTTGACTGGTGCGTCCGCGTTGCGGAGGGCAACCCTTATTTCCTTCAGGAGCTGGCGAACCACTGGGTAGAGACTGGCGATCAGCAGGAGATTCCGTCGTCACTGGCGGCTGTTCTCAACGAGAGGATTTCGCGGATAAGTGGCGAAGCCCTCCTATTACTGCAGACATGTGCGCTGTTAGAGACAAACGCAACTCTTGATCGCATCGAAAAACTCATTGGCCTCGAGGCGCACCGCATGCTGCCGGCGATCAATGAGCTTGGGCTCGCGGGAATGCTTGTAATTGAAGCCGACGATCCAGCGAAAAACTCAGCCGATCGACTGTTGAGTCGTCACGATCTTCTCTCTAACGCTGCGCTCGCGCGGCTCACCCCCCCCGCCCGCGCTTTTCTTCACCGTCGCGCAGGAGCCGTATTCGAAAGCGAGATCGAGGGTGAGCGTTCTGCCTCGACTCTCTGGGATTGCGCAAGACATTGGCAGTTGGCGGGAAATATCGGCCGCGCGTTTCAGCTGGCGAAATCGTGTGCGACCCATCTTATGGAGGTCGGTCTCCCGAGCGGAGCCGCACAAGCTTATCGGAAGGCTTTAGCGTATTGCAGTACCGCTGAGGAGACCGCTCAAATTCTTGAGGGGCAGACTCGAGCCTACTATCGAAGCAAGGACTGGGGGGGCGTACTGGAGGCCGCAGCGCGTGCCAGAAAGGTCCATCTAAGCATCAATCCGAGCGTGGACCGGCACGACGATCTCGAGTTGATGGTGCTGCGCGCTCAGTGGCGCAACATGCATTACAGTCGCATCCTAGAAAAGGCGCTAAGGTGTCTCAACGAGCCAAATGCCACAGCCAGACACAGAGTCGAAGCTGGGATCATGTCATTGAAATTGCTAACGATGACGGGAGACATGGAGTCGATGCGCGACGTATACGCGCAGGTCGAAACGCTCGCAACAGCGCCAGATGTGGACCTTGCAATGCAGCTGCAGGCGAAGGCTATCTACCATACGACTTGCGGTAGCCTGGAAACGGCGCTTGCGTCTACGCGTTTGCTGGTCGAAGAGCATCGCAAAAACGGTCACGTCGGCGATCTAATACGATCACTCAATAATGCGGCGGTGACACTGCGAACAGCCGGCGTCTTTGACGAAACCGAGAGTGTACTGCTTGAAGCTTTATCCGTGGCGAAAAAACACAAAATCGATCTTGCTTCCTTCGGAGTGCTAGCGATGCTCGCGCATACGGCACTCGAGCGCGGTGGAACCGAAGATGCACACCATTGGTGGGAATTGCTTCGGGCTAGTCCTGTTCCCACAGATGATAGATATAGCGAAGTTGAGCTTGCAGTGATTTCAACCCGGGTCGCGCTCTTAAGTAAGCGGCCTTGCGAGGCAAAACGATTCTTGCCCCGCGGCTGGGGATGGGTGCGCCGAGACCCAGTCGTGTTTAGACAAACATATTTCGCCTGTCTTTACGTAGCGACGGAATTGGCTTGCGGCCGTATCCCTTCCGACTCGCTCTTGGAATTTCTTGAGGGGGCGCATCTTCGGGCGCGTGATCTCTTTTACCAAGCTTATCCGACGTACGCCCTCTACGTTGGTCTTACGGCGGCCGGGAAGGAGGCGCGCGGGGCAAAACTGCTTACCGAATATCTATCGAGTTTCCGGAGGGAGCCGCACCCGCCCTCGGCCAAATTGTTGTTGGGGCTCGAACGGCTTCTGCCGTTAGCTCGCAAGAAGCGGAACGGGCGCGGGAGTCTTCCAGCGGTCTTGTCCAGCGATCGCGGGCGTTAA
- a CDS encoding HD-GYP domain-containing protein: MSLAAILAGVLAYLLEPGVTWPALQVATVFAALSAVCEMLAYKKSGRSESGSIAFLPILASVILAPNWVTVAAVTIATVAVQVANRRVVIKGVFNVAQVALWVALSIVTYKSLGGKAMVAGSGPFFPAFVAILVVFALINSAAVAGAIALSERERFWGLWAGRARVTVLYDLFTLPCVYVFAYCYVHWGALGAIALVVPALGIRALYKVNWELDQTNHELLQLMVAAIEARDPYTSGHSRRVSRNSRLIAQAIGLRDKQVERVAVAALLHDVGKIHEVFAPILSKPGRLTAEENAIMQTHPVKSEELVRMVSQLKDVVEPIRHHHENWDGTGYPDGLVGENIPIASRIIMFADTIDAMTTDRPYRAALTETQVRAEFVKLRGRQFDPSICDKLLVSPIYPKLFDQDVPLTPAIAGQDRWKTPAPVPLLAS; encoded by the coding sequence TTGTCGCTGGCCGCGATACTTGCGGGGGTACTAGCGTATTTGCTGGAGCCCGGCGTGACTTGGCCGGCGCTCCAAGTTGCGACGGTCTTTGCCGCTCTCAGTGCTGTATGCGAAATGCTCGCGTACAAGAAATCAGGCCGTAGCGAATCTGGCTCAATCGCATTCCTGCCAATTCTCGCGTCAGTGATTTTGGCCCCTAATTGGGTGACGGTGGCTGCCGTTACCATCGCAACGGTCGCGGTTCAAGTTGCAAACCGTCGAGTGGTTATTAAAGGCGTATTCAATGTTGCCCAGGTCGCGTTGTGGGTTGCATTAAGCATTGTCACATACAAGTCCCTTGGCGGAAAAGCGATGGTCGCCGGGTCGGGACCGTTTTTTCCTGCTTTCGTCGCGATTCTCGTCGTTTTTGCGCTCATCAATTCAGCCGCGGTGGCCGGTGCCATCGCCCTAAGTGAGCGAGAACGTTTTTGGGGCCTCTGGGCGGGCCGAGCGCGAGTTACCGTCTTGTACGACCTGTTCACATTGCCTTGTGTCTACGTCTTCGCCTACTGCTATGTGCATTGGGGAGCCTTGGGCGCAATCGCCCTCGTCGTGCCCGCCTTAGGAATTCGGGCGCTCTACAAGGTTAACTGGGAGCTAGACCAAACGAATCATGAACTCCTGCAGCTGATGGTGGCCGCTATCGAGGCACGGGATCCTTACACATCGGGCCACTCACGTCGTGTCTCGAGAAATTCTCGCCTGATTGCGCAGGCTATTGGACTTCGTGACAAACAAGTCGAGCGTGTCGCAGTAGCTGCTTTGCTCCACGACGTCGGAAAGATTCACGAAGTTTTCGCGCCAATTCTGAGCAAACCCGGCAGACTTACTGCCGAAGAAAATGCGATCATGCAAACTCATCCCGTTAAGAGTGAGGAGCTGGTTAGAATGGTCTCCCAACTTAAGGATGTAGTTGAGCCGATTCGCCACCACCACGAGAATTGGGATGGTACGGGCTATCCGGATGGACTGGTTGGCGAAAACATTCCGATCGCGAGTCGCATCATCATGTTCGCTGACACGATCGATGCGATGACAACCGACAGGCCATACCGAGCTGCTCTGACGGAAACCCAGGTTCGGGCAGAGTTCGTGAAGTTACGGGGACGCCAATTTGATCCGTCGATATGCGACAAGTTGCTCGTAAGCCCGATTTACCCAAAACTCTTCGATCAGGATGTTCCGTTAACGCCCGCGATCGCTGGACAAGACCGCTGGAAGACTCCCGCGCCCGTTCCGCTTCTTGCGAGCTAA
- the atpB gene encoding F0F1 ATP synthase subunit A: MIAENQDFITPHITDSHHLEYPCFNAGWVCEYELPHWDPIHIGNLVLDLSPTKHVVMLLIAATLCLVTLLLGARAQGRHQQAGKAPKGFANGIEALVLYLRQEVVIPNVGPHGDKYVPFVLTLFFFILFANLLGLIPYGSTATGNISVTATLAILSFIMIEVAGMRTLGPKGYMKTIVYWPSDQSLVMKLMLTPLMTPIELAGKFTKPIALAIRLFANMTAGHIVVLALLGLIFSFGSYFIAPAPFLAALGIMLLEIFIGFLQAFVFALLVSVFIGLIREGAH, encoded by the coding sequence ATGATCGCTGAAAACCAGGATTTCATCACCCCGCACATCACCGACTCGCACCACCTGGAGTACCCGTGCTTCAACGCGGGCTGGGTGTGCGAGTACGAGCTCCCGCACTGGGATCCTATCCATATCGGCAACCTTGTACTCGATCTGTCGCCCACGAAGCACGTCGTGATGCTGCTCATCGCCGCGACACTCTGCCTGGTCACACTGCTTCTCGGCGCTCGCGCACAGGGCCGCCACCAGCAGGCAGGAAAGGCGCCAAAAGGATTCGCGAACGGCATCGAGGCACTCGTGCTGTACCTCCGGCAGGAAGTCGTAATCCCGAACGTCGGACCGCACGGCGACAAGTACGTTCCGTTCGTCCTCACTTTGTTCTTCTTCATCCTGTTCGCGAACCTGCTGGGACTCATTCCCTACGGCTCGACCGCGACGGGCAACATCTCCGTCACCGCGACTCTCGCGATTCTCTCTTTCATCATGATCGAGGTTGCGGGCATGCGCACGCTGGGGCCGAAAGGCTACATGAAGACCATAGTCTACTGGCCGAGTGACCAGTCGCTGGTGATGAAGCTCATGCTGACGCCGCTGATGACACCCATCGAGCTGGCCGGGAAGTTCACGAAGCCCATCGCGCTCGCGATCCGGTTGTTCGCGAACATGACGGCCGGCCACATCGTGGTGCTGGCGCTGCTCGGGCTCATCTTCAGCTTCGGCAGCTACTTCATCGCGCCGGCTCCGTTCCTGGCGGCGCTCGGGATCATGCTGCTCGAGATATTCATCGGCTTTCTGCAGGCGTTCGTGTTTGCGCTCCTGGTTTCGGTATTCATCGGTCTCATCAGAGAGGGTGCTCACTAG
- the atpE gene encoding ATP synthase F0 subunit C, protein MSFYPLLQEVAQAGAFNEAYTAAWAQLGAGIGAGIAVIGAGIGIGRLAGQAMDGMARQPEMAGRLQTGAIIFAALIEGAALFAIVIAFQIQGKF, encoded by the coding sequence ATGTCTTTCTATCCGCTACTTCAGGAAGTTGCTCAAGCCGGTGCGTTCAACGAGGCCTACACTGCAGCGTGGGCGCAGCTCGGCGCAGGAATCGGCGCCGGCATCGCGGTGATTGGAGCGGGCATCGGAATCGGCCGCCTCGCCGGCCAGGCGATGGACGGCATGGCTCGTCAGCCCGAAATGGCCGGCCGTCTTCAGACCGGCGCCATCATCTTTGCCGCGCTCATCGAGGGAGCGGCGCTGTTCGCGATCGTCATCGCGTTCCAGATCCAGGGCAAGTTCTAG
- a CDS encoding AtpZ/AtpI family protein — protein sequence MQPKPRDSSNKQGRSDELSASSYAGLGIQFAAGILLFLYLGKWIDSTLGTSPIGVFAGVFIGAAGSFYLVYRKIVAAQKRDDEIHGRRGT from the coding sequence ATGCAACCCAAACCGCGCGATTCCTCCAACAAACAAGGTCGCTCGGATGAGCTCTCCGCCTCGAGCTACGCTGGCCTCGGCATACAGTTCGCCGCCGGGATCCTCCTCTTCCTCTACCTCGGAAAATGGATCGATTCAACCCTCGGCACGAGCCCCATCGGCGTCTTCGCCGGCGTCTTCATCGGCGCAGCAGGAAGCTTCTACCTCGTATACCGAAAGATCGTCGCCGCACAGAAACGTGACGACGAGATCCACGGTCGCCGAGGCACGTGA
- a CDS encoding BsuPI-related putative proteinase inhibitor, with protein MRNPLVIPLLVAASVAFASSSSGHKQSPEKKQDDSAHKSAALASSLAVKVSDGVRFTLNVRNNGSRMVELRFPNGKTHDFYVLDETGREVWRWSKGRMFTQTLQNKLIKSKDNAVYADSWSGSNAHGKFTAVAVLPSVNYPVEERVEFALR; from the coding sequence ATGCGTAATCCACTTGTAATACCTCTTCTTGTCGCCGCGTCTGTGGCATTTGCCAGCAGCTCGTCGGGCCACAAGCAATCCCCGGAAAAGAAGCAGGACGATTCAGCGCACAAGAGCGCGGCTTTGGCGTCGTCGCTGGCGGTGAAGGTGAGCGACGGGGTTCGCTTCACGCTGAACGTTCGGAACAACGGCTCGCGGATGGTGGAGCTGAGGTTCCCGAACGGGAAGACCCACGACTTCTACGTGCTTGACGAGACCGGCCGCGAGGTGTGGCGCTGGAGCAAGGGGCGGATGTTCACGCAGACGCTTCAGAACAAGCTGATCAAGTCGAAGGACAACGCGGTGTATGCGGACAGCTGGAGCGGGTCGAACGCGCACGGGAAGTTCACGGCTGTCGCGGTGCTGCCGAGCGTGAATTATCCAGTTGAAGAGAGAGTCGAGTTTGCGCTGAGGTAG